One genomic window of Punica granatum isolate Tunisia-2019 chromosome 1, ASM765513v2, whole genome shotgun sequence includes the following:
- the LOC116204044 gene encoding uncharacterized protein LOC116204044, giving the protein MPFDLKNAEATYQRAMIALFHDMMHKEIEVYVNDMIAKSNEGEGHLVNLKRLFDRLRKYKLRLNPAKCTFGVKSGKILGFVVSEKGIEVDPDKVKAIMELLPPSTRRSTFLAQNNIAEYEACIFGLQAAIDLKVKELEVFDDSMLTIFQTLKQWKTKDPKLVPYHEYHEELIENFENISFIYTTRMKNQFADALATLASIMSITNENLIEPLEFEIAKGPAHCDMIEAVDCKPWYGDIKHLLQTGQFPAFTDRHDRRTL; this is encoded by the exons ATGCCTTTCGATCTCAAAAACGCCGaggcaacctatcagcgggcaATGATCGcactctttcatgacatgatgcataaagagatagaggtctATGTCAATGACATGATTGCGAAGTCCAACGAAGGTGAAGGTCATCTGGTCAACCTTAAGCGGCTATTCGATCGTCTTAGGAAGTACAAGCTCCGACTCAACCCAGCGAAGTGCACctttggcgtcaagtcagggaaaattttagggtttgtagtcagtGAAAAGGGCATTGAGGTCGACCCCGACAAggtcaaggcgatcatggaGCTGCTCCCTCCATcaaca CGAAGATCCACTTTCCTTGCACAAAACAACATAGCTGAATACGAAGCATGCATCTTTGGCTTACAGGCagcaatcgacctcaaagtcaaggagctagAAGTGTTTGACGATTCCATGCTCACGATCTTTCAGACGCTCAAACAGTGGAAAACAAAAGATCCAAAGCTGGTACCGTATCACGAATATCACGAGGAGTTGATAGAGAACTTTGAGAATATCTCGTTTATATACACaacacgcatgaagaaccagtttgCTGACGCACTCGCAACGCTCGCATCTATAATGAGCATTACGAatgagaatctcatcgagcctctcgagtttgagattgccaAAGGCCCTGCCCACTGCGACATGATCGAGGCTGTCGATTGCAAACCTTGGTATGGAGATATCAAGCATCTATTGCAAACTGGCCAATTCCCTGCTTTCACTGATCGACATGATCGAAGAACTCTCTGA